A window of the Vigna angularis cultivar LongXiaoDou No.4 chromosome 3, ASM1680809v1, whole genome shotgun sequence genome harbors these coding sequences:
- the LOC108326570 gene encoding cysteine-rich receptor-like protein kinase 44 gives MASFYFFILHLSFFSLFLHCSPYNIIQGATHENPKAFYNCTRNTTSASYSVAYRSNVKTLLDWLSSNATNHDRFYSTTVASGHTANTAYGSFLCTRGFPKLCQQCVTEAAKLLSSLCTIAKEAIIWYEACYVRYSDSSFFSAVEESPKLSFTNDQDYKGPVERFNVIVWDMLSDLRNEAASASDKCAVKSVNISDNQKSYGYVWCLPYLSKDKCRWCLSEAIANNPNGCCTGKSGATVIFPSCGIRYELYPFLLVHNSWVSPPPLLNSPPPFASPGKRKQRTLTIIVTVPIVVSLVLLSLGCGCVLRRKESKNQHDILKESFGNDSTSLESLRFELVKIEAATNRFAKENMIGKGGFGEVYRGIFSDGKEIAVKRLTGSSRQGAVEFKNEVQVIAKLQHRNLVRLLGFCLEDDEKILIYEYVPNKSLDYFLLDIKKRRLLSWAERLNIIKGIARGILYLHEDSCLKIIHRDLKPSNVLLDSNMNPKISDFGMARIVAGDEIEASTGRIVGTYGYMSPEYAMHGQFSVKSDVFSFGVMVLEIINGKRKGCSSEPEVIDDIRRHAWTKWRKETALEVLDPEIEGAYCGEEVMKCIHIGLLCVQEDPNDRPTMARVVLYLNNPSIDLPSPHEPGYFKHNRQQVNITTDKEFDNVSDSVNEISLTKFFPR, from the exons ATGGCTTCATTTTACTTCTTCATTTTGCACCTATCTTTCTTTtccctctttcttcattgctCTCCTTATAATATCATCCAAGGTGCTACCCATGAAAATCCCAAAGCTTTTTATAACTGCACAAGGAACACCACTTCTGCTTCCTACAGCGTGGCTTACCGTTCTAACGTCAAAACACTCCTAGATTGGCTCTCCTCCAATGCCACTAACCATGACAGATTCTACAGCACCACAGTTGCCAGTGGACACACAGCAAACACTGCCTATGGTAGCTTCCTTTGTACCAGAGGCTTCCCTAAACTCTGCCAACAATGCGTGACAGAAGCTGCCAAACTTCTATCATCACTTTGCACCATTGCAAAAGAGGCTATTATATGGTACGAAGCGTGCTATGTGCGCTACTCTGATAGTTCTTTCTTCTCCGCTGTGGAGGAAAGTCCTAAACTCTCCTTTACGAATGATCAGGACTATAAGGGTCCGGTTGAGCGCTTCAACGTTATTGTGTGGGATATGCTGAGCGATTTGAGAAATGAGGCAGCAAGTGCTTCTGATAAATGCGCTGTTAAGTCTGTGAATATCTCAGATAACCAAAAGTCTTATGGCTATGTTTGGTGCCTACCATACCTGTCCAAAGACAAGTGCAGATGGTGTCTTAGCGAAGCCATAGCAAACAATCCAAACGGTTGCTGCACAGGAAAATCTGGTGCAACAGTAATATTTCCCAGTTGTGGTATTAGATACGAATTATATCCATTCCTTTTGGTACATAATAGTTGGGTGTCTCCTCCACCACTTCTCAACAGTCCTCCTCCTTTTGCTTCACCAG GGAAAAGAAAACAGAGGACACTAACAATAATTGTGACGGTTCCAATTGTTGTTTCACTGGTGCTTTTATCCTTGGGTTGCGGCTGTGTTCTACGAAGGAAAGAATCAAAGAATCAACACGATATTCTCAAAGAAAGCT TTGGAAATGACAGTACCTCTTTGGAGTCCTTGCGATTTGAATTAGTCAAAATTGAAGCTGCAACAAATAGATTCGCTAAAGAAAACATGATAGGCAAAGGCGGATTTGGAGAGGTTTACAGG GGTATTTTTTCAGATGGAAAAGAAATAGCTGTGAAGAGGCTTACTGGAAGCTCTCGGCAGGGTGCAGTAGAGTTTAAAAATGAAGTTCAAGTTATAGCTAAGCTTCAACATAGAAATTTAGTAAGATTACTCGGATTTTGCTTGGAAGACGATGAAAAGATACTCATTTATGAGTATGTACCAAACAAGagtcttgattattttttattag ATATCAAGAAGCGAAGATTGCTATCGTGGGCTGAACGACTGAATATTATAAAAGGAATAGCACGAGGAATTTTATATCTGCATGAAGATtcttgtttaaaaataatacaccGTGATCTAAAACCCAGTAATGTTTTATTAGATAGTAATATGAATCCAAAAATTTCTGACTTTGGAATGGCTAGAATTGTTGCCGGAGATGAGATCGAAGCAAGTACGGGCAGAATTGTAGGAACATA TGGTTACATGTCTCCAGAATACGCTATGCATGGACAATTTTCGGTGAAATCTGATGTATTTAGTTTTGGTGTTATGGTTCTGGAAATTATTAATGGAAAGAGGAAAGGTTGCTCGTCTGAACCAGAGGTTATTGATGACATCCGCAGACAT GCTTggacaaaatggagaaaggaaaCAGCACTAGAAGTGTTGGATCCTGAGATAGAAGGAGCTTATTGTGGTGAAGAAGTGATGAAATGTATCCACATCGGTTTGCTGTGTGTTCAAGAAGATCCAAACGATAGGCCTACAATGGCAAGAGTTGTGCTTTATCTCAATAACCCTTCAATTGACTTGCCTTCCCCTCATGAACCAGGATATTTTAAGCATAACAGGCAACAAGTCAACATCACCACCGATAAAGAATTCGATAATGTCAGTGATTCCGTCAACGAAATTTCTCTAACTAAATTCTTTCCTCGATAA
- the LOC108325591 gene encoding NDR1/HIN1-like protein 26, translating into MHNNDHIPVHHVHGPNPKPMKLNRHHSVRYYVHRVHESLTTRVSKMICATFLGLLFIVGLITFILWLSLRPHRPRFHIHQFNMPGLTQNSGFQNAVITFNVTARNANQNIGVNYESMDGAVFYRDQKIGYTPLLFPFYQEPKNTTEVDGELSGASLTVSSDSWSEFQNDRADGSVVFRLELTSVIRFKISSWESKRHTMHANCDVGVGSDGTLMTNFKDKRCPVYFS; encoded by the coding sequence ATGCACAACAACGACCACATACCCGTCCACCACGTCCACGGTCCCAACCCGAAACCCATGAAACTGAACCGGCACCACTCGGTTCGCTACTACGTCCATCGAGTCCACGAAAGCCTCACAACGCGGGTCTCCAAGATGATCTGCGCCACCTTCTTGGGCCTCCTTTTCATTGTGGGCCTCATCACCTTTATCCTCTGGCTCAGTCTCCGGCCCCACAGGCCCAGGTTTCACATCCACCAGTTCAACATGCCCGGTTTGACCCAAAATTCCGGGTTCCAAAACGCCGTCATAACCTTCAACGTAACAGCGCGAAACGCCAACCAGAACATCGGGGTTAACTATGAGTCCATGGACGGAGCGGTTTTTTACCGGGACCAGAAAATCGGCTACACGCCGTTACTCTTTCCGTTTTATCAAGAGCCCAAGAACACGACGGAGGTGGACGGTGAACTTAGTGGCGCCTCGTTGACCGTTAGTAGTGATAGTTGGTCGGAGTTCCAGAACGACAGGGCTGACGGTAGCGTGGTGTTCCGCTTGGAATTGACATCTGTGATCAGATTCAAGATTTCGTCGTGGGAGAGCAAGCGCCACACGATGCACGCCAATTGTGACGTGGGAGTGGGTTCCGATGGTACCCTCATGACCAACTTCAAGGACAAGAGATGTCCCGTTTATTTCTCTTGA
- the LOC108326099 gene encoding uncharacterized protein LOC108326099 isoform X1 — MEREEIPELNSGDSSSREALESEQKNMGTQRISVSDHINAFQYSADEADSFVIDMDSFSSAVNKDSINTNSRITLQRNLSRKGSQRGGDRKVNGNVTLHDRDTVPTTCSPKAALAGSCKAEKSATVAVGSTQHSTNTQVHHQITITASNMCTTNTESKSVTRRNSFKRPSSWLLDPRRVLIFFATLSSMGTMLLIYFTLTISKQSADE; from the exons ATGGAAAGGGAAGAAATTCCTGAGTTG AATTCGGGTGATTCTTCTTCTCGCGAGGCTTTGGAATCCGAACAGAAGAACATGGGTACCCAGAGAATCTCTGTTTCAGATCACATAAACGCGTTTCAGTATTCAGCTGACGAAGCTGATAGCTTTGTGATTGACATGGATTCCTTCTCTTCCGCCGTCAACAAAGATAGCATCAATACTAATTCAAGAATTACA TTGCAGCGGAACCTTTCCAGAAAAGGATCTCAGCGTGGGGGCGACAGGAAGGTGAATGGCAATGTTACACTTCATGATAGGGATACTGTTCCAACTACATGCTCACCAAAAG CTGCTCTAGCAGGATCCTGCAAGGCTGAAAAGTCAGCGACGGTAGCAGTAGGGTCCACGCAACATTCCACAAACACACAGGTTCATCATCAGATTACTATTACTGCCAGTAACATGTGCACCACCAACACCGAAAGCAAAAGTGTAACCAGAAGAAATAGTTTTAAACGACCTTCTTCTTGGCTCCTTGATCCTAGAAGAGTTCTTATTTTCTTCGCCACCTT GTCAAGCATGGGAACAATGTTGCTAATATACTTCACTCTTACTATCAGCAAGCAAAGTGCAGATGAATAA
- the LOC108326099 gene encoding uncharacterized protein LOC108326099 isoform X2 — protein MEREEIPELNSGDSSSREALESEQKNMGTQRISVSDHINAFQYSADEADSFVIDMDSFSSAVNKDSINTNSRITLQRNLSRKGSQRGGDRKVNGNVTLHDRDTVPTTCSPKAALAGSCKAEKSATVAVGSTQHSTNTQVHHQITITASNMCTTNTESKSVTRRNSFKRPSSWLLDPRRVLIFFATFSETGQAWEQCC, from the exons ATGGAAAGGGAAGAAATTCCTGAGTTG AATTCGGGTGATTCTTCTTCTCGCGAGGCTTTGGAATCCGAACAGAAGAACATGGGTACCCAGAGAATCTCTGTTTCAGATCACATAAACGCGTTTCAGTATTCAGCTGACGAAGCTGATAGCTTTGTGATTGACATGGATTCCTTCTCTTCCGCCGTCAACAAAGATAGCATCAATACTAATTCAAGAATTACA TTGCAGCGGAACCTTTCCAGAAAAGGATCTCAGCGTGGGGGCGACAGGAAGGTGAATGGCAATGTTACACTTCATGATAGGGATACTGTTCCAACTACATGCTCACCAAAAG CTGCTCTAGCAGGATCCTGCAAGGCTGAAAAGTCAGCGACGGTAGCAGTAGGGTCCACGCAACATTCCACAAACACACAGGTTCATCATCAGATTACTATTACTGCCAGTAACATGTGCACCACCAACACCGAAAGCAAAAGTGTAACCAGAAGAAATAGTTTTAAACGACCTTCTTCTTGGCTCCTTGATCCTAGAAGAGTTCTTATTTTCTTCGCCACCTT CTCTGAAACAGGTCAAGCATGGGAACAATGTTGCTAA
- the LOC108326099 gene encoding uncharacterized protein LOC108326099 isoform X3 produces MGTQRISVSDHINAFQYSADEADSFVIDMDSFSSAVNKDSINTNSRITLQRNLSRKGSQRGGDRKVNGNVTLHDRDTVPTTCSPKAALAGSCKAEKSATVAVGSTQHSTNTQVHHQITITASNMCTTNTESKSVTRRNSFKRPSSWLLDPRRVLIFFATLSSMGTMLLIYFTLTISKQSADE; encoded by the exons ATGGGTACCCAGAGAATCTCTGTTTCAGATCACATAAACGCGTTTCAGTATTCAGCTGACGAAGCTGATAGCTTTGTGATTGACATGGATTCCTTCTCTTCCGCCGTCAACAAAGATAGCATCAATACTAATTCAAGAATTACA TTGCAGCGGAACCTTTCCAGAAAAGGATCTCAGCGTGGGGGCGACAGGAAGGTGAATGGCAATGTTACACTTCATGATAGGGATACTGTTCCAACTACATGCTCACCAAAAG CTGCTCTAGCAGGATCCTGCAAGGCTGAAAAGTCAGCGACGGTAGCAGTAGGGTCCACGCAACATTCCACAAACACACAGGTTCATCATCAGATTACTATTACTGCCAGTAACATGTGCACCACCAACACCGAAAGCAAAAGTGTAACCAGAAGAAATAGTTTTAAACGACCTTCTTCTTGGCTCCTTGATCCTAGAAGAGTTCTTATTTTCTTCGCCACCTT GTCAAGCATGGGAACAATGTTGCTAATATACTTCACTCTTACTATCAGCAAGCAAAGTGCAGATGAATAA
- the LOC108326098 gene encoding pyruvate, phosphate dikinase regulatory protein 1, chloroplastic: MPISRLCPSVPQIVACTQNDQTGSKAVSGRPKGSPQLTRWSRARALRSGKKLDRSSLRTQPPEPNTPLSQFSLPVDPDDAANLDGADVMTIKSIYMVSDGTGWTAEHCVNAALGQFDYCLVDRGCPVSTHLFSGIDDTEKLLEITKQAAKEGALLVYTLADQQLAMAAKQACKLWGVPSTDVLGPITEAIASHLGVSPSGLPRGASGLPLSDDYFRRIEAVEFTIKQDDGASPQNLAKADILLTGVSRTGKTPLSIYLAQKGYRVANVPIVLGVAMPRTLFEVDPQKVFGLTINPLVLQNIRSARTKTMGLSSDGRSIYSEMSYVREELEFAGRLFAQNPLWPVIDVTGKAIEETAAVLLRLYHDRKNKCTMSRISKRY, translated from the exons ATGCCAATTTCCCGGTTATGTCCCTCTGTCCCTCAAATCGTAGCGTGCACGCAAAACGACCAAACCGGGTCGAAGGCCGTTTCAGGGAGACCCAAGGGCAGCCCTCAGCTGACCCGATGGTCCAGAGCCCGAGCCTTACGGTCTGGGAAGAAATTGGACCGTTCCAGTCTCCGAACCCAACCACCGGAACCCAACACTCCTCTAAGTCAATTTTCTCTTCCGGTGGACCCTGACGACGCCGCTAATTTGGACGGCGCAGACGTCATGACCATCAAGTCCATCTACATGGTCTCCGACGGAACCGGCTGGACAGCTGAACATTGCGTTAACGCCGCTTTGGGTCAGTTCGATTACTGTTTGGTCGACCGTGGCTGCCCCGTCAGTACCCATTTGTTTTCTGGG ATTGATGACACGGAGAAGTTGTTGGAGATCACAAAGCAAGCAGCTAAGGAAGGTGCTTTGCTTGTGTATACTTTGGCTGATCAACAATTGGCTATGGCTGCAAAGCAGGCATGTAAGTTATGGGGTGTGCCTTCCACTGATGTCTTGGGACCCATCACAGAGGCCATTGCTTCTCATTTGGGTGTTTCTCCCTCTGGCCTTCCTCGTGGGGCTTCTGGCCTTCCCCTATCTGATGATTACTTTCGTAGGATTGAAGCTGTTGAGTTCACCATCAAGCAAGACGATGGGGCATCTCCCCAGAATCTGGCCAAGGCTGACATTCTTCTCACCGGCGTTTCCCGCACCGGCAAGACTCCCTTGTCCATCTATCTGGCTCAGAAGGGGTACAGGGTAGCCAATGTGCCCATTGTTTTGGGTGTGGCAATGCCAAGGACTCTGTTTGAGGTGGATCCACAGAAGGTTTTTGGCTTGACTATAAACCCTCTTGTCTTGCAGAATATTAGAAGTGCAAGGACTAAAACCATGGGATTAAGTTCAGATGGTAGGAGTATTTATTCGGAGATGAGTTATGTTAGGGAGGAACTTGAATTCGCTGGAAGGCTCTTTGCTCAGAACCCTCTTTGGCCAGTCATTG ATGTCACTGGAAAAGCCATAGAAGAGACTGCTGCTGTTCTGTTGAGGCTGTACCATGACAGGAAGAACAAGTGCACCATGTCAAGGATCTCAAAACGCTATTAG
- the LOC108325015 gene encoding dnaJ protein ERDJ7 yields the protein MDPLPAALRWRTTAIPFLLAVLLLSSVYPSRAIYCDEDDCYDLLGVSQSANASEIKKAYYKLSLKHHPDKNPDPESRKLFVKIANAYEILKDEATREQYDYAIAHPEEVLYNTARYYRAYYGHKTDPRAVLVGLLIILSGFQYLNQSTRYNQAVAMVKKTPAYKNKLRALELERSGGITNKKKSQKNTVKKVEEDLSNELDLQITGAERASVWKLLAVRFVLLPYTLGKLLLWSACWFWRYRVKKNSYSWEDASYLTQRSLGIPLDRWRHIDEATKEDLVLKRLWEKSNMESYVAEMRKESKRRR from the exons ATGGATCCGCTGCCGGCAGCGCTCCGGTGGCGCACGACCGCCATCCCATTCCTCTTGGCGGTCCTCCTTTTATCCTCCGTCTACCCTTCGCGCGCAATCTACTGCGACGAAGATGATTGCTACGATCTGCTTGG GGTTTCTCAGAGTGCCAATGCTTCCGAAATCAAGAAAGCTTACTACAAACTCTCCTTGAAGCA TCATCCAGATAAGAACCCTGATCCCGAATCGCGAAAGCTGTTTGTTAAAATCGCCAATGCTTACGAG ATTTTGAAGGACGAGGCCACGCGCGAACAATATGATTATGCAATTGCACATCCAGAGGAG GTGCTTTATAATACTGCACGTTACTATCGGGCATACTATGGTCACAAGACG GATCCTCGAGCTGTGTTGGTTGGCCTTCTTATTATTCTTTCAGGTTTTCAATATCTAAATCAATCAACAAGGTATAATCAG GCTGTAGCCATGGTCAAGAAGACACCtgcatataaaaataaactaagggCATTGGAACTTGAACGCAGTGGAGGGATTACAAACAAGAAGAAGAGTCAGAAGAATACGGTCAA GAAAGTGGAGGAAGACCTTAGCAATGAACTCGACCTGCAGATAACTGGAGCTGAAAGGGCCTCTGTGTGGAAACTTCTTGCTGTCCGCTTTGTTCTATTACCTTATACCTTAGGCAAG CTGCTACTGTGGTCTGCCTGCTGGTTTTGGAGATACAGAGTGAAGAAAAACTCTTATTCTTGGGAGGATGCTTCTTATCTGACACAACGATCCCTTGGTATTCCTCTCGATAGATGGAGACATATTG ATGAAGCAACAAAGGAAGATCTTGTGCTCAAACGCTTATGGGAGAAATCGAATATGGAGAGCTATGTAGCAGAGATGCGGAAAGAATCAAAACGCAGAAGATAG